A genomic window from Blattabacterium cuenoti includes:
- the purE gene encoding 5-(carboxyamino)imidazole ribonucleotide mutase, whose amino-acid sequence MKVAIFCGSQSDKSIMKISEKIFNQFNIKNKIYVISAHRLPDILSKTIKKIELIKELELIIAGAGLSAHLPGIIASKTIIPVIGVPIHHHNNGLLGGMDALFSIIQMPKDIPVATVGINNAYNAALLAIHILAIKYPEIKKLLFKFRIKKKEKLITEIES is encoded by the coding sequence ATGAAAGTAGCTATATTTTGCGGAAGTCAATCCGACAAATCAATCATGAAAATATCGGAAAAAATATTCAATCAATTTAATATTAAGAATAAAATTTATGTTATTTCTGCACATCGTTTACCGGATATTTTATCCAAAACTATAAAAAAAATAGAATTAATTAAAGAATTAGAATTAATTATTGCAGGAGCTGGTTTATCCGCTCATTTACCAGGAATCATTGCTTCTAAAACTATTATTCCAGTTATAGGTGTTCCAATTCATCATCATAATAATGGATTATTAGGTGGAATGGATGCTCTGTTTTCTATTATTCAAATGCCTAAAGATATTCCTGTAGCTACAGTAGGAATTAATAATGCATATAATGCAGCTTTATTAGCTATTCATATTTTAGCTATAAAATATCCAGAAATTAAAAAATTATTATTCAAATTTAGAATCAAAAAAAAAGAAAAATTAATTACTGAAATAGAGTCATAA
- a CDS encoding phosphoribosylformylglycinamidine synthase: MNFRIYIQKKDSFDIDSKKLYQELKNIDIFLSKVVIYHIYDIFEIKKEVFIKSLYKVFVDPVTDILHKKIYLKNPFFSLEYLEEKNDKRADAAMQCIKIIDPLSTVFIKTGKLIELIGMTFHEDIHKIKKYCIKQNFFKEKNLKKMDYPYNKKNIYIKNPILVNNFIHFNYKKLKKFHIKWRLSMDFHDLLLIQKYFFQENRDPTEIELRILDTYWSDHCRHKTFFTTLINITFDGIFKDTYQDIFHEYLKDRDLIGLSNNPIHLMDLSNLPYNFFLKKKKLNNYVSSNERNSCMIKIDVDKIGMKNKEKWYLVFKNETHNYPTEIDPFGGASTCLGGAMRDVLSGRAFVYQSIRLSGAADPIHHRTLNGKLPQRKICLEAAYGYSSYGNQVGVPTSHIHEIYHEGYRAKRMEVGMVIGAVPVDYVQQKNPKKGDIILLIGGLTEKEGIGGATESSKKDEFHIYNKKLIETVQFTTKGNPIIKRNIQRFFRKKEVISLIKKCNDFGAGGASVAISELSNSLNLHLDKIPNTSLDAIEIALSESQERMAVVLDPLDVKKFIKLAHKENILAVPIATITENERIIFYHKNKEIFNIKSTFLNTGGYNKKQKVHVLSPTTISPFKESKKIFFSKKTFLKTISQLNISSQKSLVEMFDSTVGGTTILMPFGGKYQMTPSEGSVHKIPILHGRTNTVSIASWGFHPDISTWSPLHGGAYAIVECISKIVAMGGYYKNIFFSFQEYYQKLGNNPIHWGIPFSSLLGAYHAQKSFGLVSIGGKDSMSGSYKNIHVPPTFIAFGITTGLCFNIISPELKKIGNKIYLYRHKPLKNEMPNFHSLKKIYHKVYEGICSGTIVSVKTIKDGGISVAIAKMSFGNRLGVLIHSIYHLLEIHIGSLIIESPYSLSEDFILIGEVVDSNNLNFNGILIDIDEAEKNWLKTLTPIFSSNVINKKYDKIKNDFNHKKNYIFEKKIRKKKIVSPRVFIPIFPGTNCELESIYAFEKEGCIVNTSVFKNLKNKDILQSIDKIKKYIKSVQIFMLCGGFSAGDEPDGSAKFITSLLHNPYIQEAVKYFIDHDGLILGICNGFQGLIKSGLLPYGKIKNRNNKSPTLTYNEIGKHISQCVSIKVISDQSPWLNGMKNKIYTQPISHGEGKFIASKKITNMLFNNNQIATQYVDLQGNPTLEKGYNPNGSVYAVEGVLSNNGKIYGRMTHPERCYDYGLLKNIPNLKKHSIFKNAVKYFL, from the coding sequence ATGAATTTCAGGATTTATATACAAAAAAAGGATTCTTTTGATATTGATTCTAAAAAACTATATCAAGAATTGAAAAATATAGATATATTTTTATCTAAAGTAGTTATTTATCATATATATGATATTTTTGAAATTAAAAAAGAAGTTTTTATAAAAAGTTTATATAAAGTTTTTGTAGATCCTGTAACAGATATTTTACATAAAAAAATATATTTAAAAAATCCTTTTTTTTCTTTAGAATATTTAGAAGAAAAAAATGATAAACGTGCAGATGCTGCTATGCAATGCATAAAAATTATAGATCCTCTATCTACTGTTTTTATTAAAACTGGCAAATTAATTGAATTAATAGGTATGACTTTTCATGAGGATATTCATAAAATAAAAAAATATTGTATTAAACAAAATTTTTTTAAAGAAAAAAATTTAAAAAAAATGGATTATCCTTATAATAAAAAAAATATATACATAAAAAATCCTATATTGGTCAATAATTTTATCCATTTTAATTATAAAAAATTAAAAAAATTTCATATAAAATGGAGGTTATCCATGGATTTTCATGATTTACTTTTGATTCAAAAATATTTTTTTCAAGAAAATCGTGATCCTACAGAAATAGAATTACGTATTTTAGATACTTATTGGTCTGATCATTGTCGTCATAAAACATTTTTTACAACATTAATCAATATTACTTTTGATGGAATATTCAAAGATACGTATCAAGATATTTTTCATGAATATTTAAAAGATCGTGATTTAATAGGATTATCTAATAATCCTATTCATTTAATGGATTTGTCTAATCTTCCATATAATTTTTTTTTAAAAAAAAAAAAATTAAATAATTATGTAAGTTCAAATGAACGTAATTCTTGTATGATAAAGATTGATGTAGATAAGATAGGAATGAAAAATAAAGAAAAATGGTATCTTGTATTTAAAAATGAAACACATAATTATCCTACAGAAATTGATCCATTTGGAGGAGCTTCTACTTGTCTAGGAGGAGCAATGAGAGATGTTTTATCTGGGAGAGCCTTTGTTTATCAATCGATTCGATTAAGTGGAGCTGCAGACCCTATTCATCATAGAACATTAAATGGTAAATTACCACAAAGGAAAATATGTTTGGAAGCCGCTTATGGTTATAGTTCATATGGAAATCAAGTAGGAGTCCCTACTAGTCATATCCATGAAATCTATCATGAAGGATATAGAGCTAAAAGAATGGAAGTAGGAATGGTGATTGGGGCAGTTCCAGTTGATTACGTTCAACAAAAAAATCCAAAAAAAGGAGATATTATTTTATTAATTGGAGGATTAACAGAAAAAGAAGGAATAGGAGGAGCAACAGAATCTTCTAAAAAAGACGAATTTCATATATACAATAAAAAATTAATTGAAACTGTACAATTTACAACAAAAGGTAATCCAATAATAAAAAGAAACATTCAAAGATTTTTTCGAAAAAAAGAAGTTATTTCTTTGATTAAAAAATGTAATGATTTTGGTGCAGGAGGAGCTTCTGTTGCTATTAGTGAATTAAGTAATAGTTTAAATTTACATTTAGATAAAATTCCTAATACATCTTTAGATGCTATAGAAATTGCACTATCAGAATCTCAAGAACGTATGGCTGTGGTATTGGATCCATTAGATGTGAAAAAATTTATTAAATTGGCCCATAAAGAAAATATACTTGCTGTTCCAATAGCTACCATTACAGAGAATGAACGTATCATATTTTATCATAAAAACAAAGAAATTTTTAATATAAAAAGTACTTTTTTAAATACTGGAGGATATAATAAAAAACAAAAAGTTCATGTTCTCTCTCCAACTACTATTTCTCCTTTTAAGGAATCAAAAAAAATTTTTTTTAGTAAAAAAACGTTTTTAAAAACTATTTCTCAATTAAATATTTCATCTCAAAAAAGTTTAGTAGAAATGTTTGATAGTACTGTAGGAGGCACTACTATACTCATGCCTTTTGGAGGAAAATATCAAATGACTCCATCTGAAGGAAGTGTACATAAAATACCTATTTTACATGGAAGAACTAATACAGTCAGTATAGCTAGTTGGGGGTTTCATCCAGATATTTCTACTTGGAGTCCTCTTCATGGAGGAGCTTATGCTATAGTTGAATGTATTTCTAAAATTGTAGCTATGGGAGGGTATTATAAAAATATTTTTTTTAGTTTTCAAGAATATTATCAAAAATTAGGAAATAACCCCATTCATTGGGGGATACCATTTTCTTCTTTATTAGGAGCTTATCATGCACAAAAATCATTTGGATTAGTTTCTATTGGAGGAAAAGATAGTATGTCTGGATCATATAAAAATATTCATGTTCCACCAACATTCATTGCATTTGGAATAACGACAGGGTTATGCTTTAATATTATATCTCCTGAATTGAAAAAAATAGGAAATAAAATATATTTGTACCGTCATAAACCATTAAAAAATGAAATGCCGAATTTTCATTCTTTGAAAAAAATATATCATAAAGTTTATGAAGGAATTTGTTCCGGAACAATAGTTTCTGTAAAAACGATAAAAGATGGGGGTATTTCCGTGGCTATTGCAAAAATGTCTTTTGGAAATCGTTTAGGAGTTTTGATTCATTCTATATATCATTTATTGGAAATACATATAGGGTCATTAATTATAGAATCCCCCTATTCTCTTTCAGAAGATTTTATTTTAATAGGAGAAGTCGTTGATTCCAATAATTTAAATTTTAATGGAATACTTATTGATATAGATGAAGCTGAAAAAAATTGGTTAAAAACTTTAACTCCTATTTTTTCTTCTAATGTAATAAATAAAAAATATGATAAAATAAAAAATGATTTTAATCATAAAAAAAATTATATTTTTGAAAAAAAAATAAGAAAAAAAAAAATAGTATCCCCACGTGTATTTATTCCCATATTTCCTGGAACAAATTGTGAATTAGAATCCATTTATGCTTTTGAAAAAGAAGGATGCATAGTAAATACTTCTGTATTTAAAAATTTAAAAAATAAAGATATTCTTCAATCTATAGATAAAATAAAAAAATATATAAAATCAGTACAAATATTTATGCTTTGTGGAGGTTTTAGTGCGGGAGATGAACCAGATGGTTCTGCAAAATTTATTACATCTCTATTACATAATCCATATATACAAGAAGCCGTTAAATATTTTATTGATCATGATGGATTAATTCTAGGAATTTGTAATGGATTTCAAGGTCTCATAAAATCTGGATTATTACCTTATGGAAAAATAAAAAATAGAAATAATAAATCTCCTACACTCACATATAATGAAATAGGGAAACATATATCTCAATGTGTTTCTATTAAAGTAATATCAGATCAATCTCCATGGTTAAATGGAATGAAAAATAAAATATATACTCAACCAATTTCTCATGGAGAAGGAAAATTTATTGCAAGTAAAAAAATAACTAATATGTTATTTAACAATAATCAAATTGCTACTCAATATGTAGATTTACAAGGAAATCCTACTTTAGAAAAAGGATATAATCCAAATGGATCCGTTTATGCTGTAGAAGGGGTCTTAAGTAATAATGGGAAAATTTATGGAAGGATGACTCATCCAGAACGTTGTTACGATTATGGATTATTAAAAAATATCCCTAATCTAAAAAAGCATTCCATTTTTAAAAATGCGGTCAAATATTTTTTATAA